One Marmota flaviventris isolate mMarFla1 chromosome 17, mMarFla1.hap1, whole genome shotgun sequence genomic window, TAGTGCACATGAGACCTCTGGATGAGGCCTTTGTACAAACTACCCAAGAAATGAGAGCGTTCCTCCTTCACCTTTCTCATACTGGCAACAAGGAACTGAAGGCTGCACTCCCAGGTTCTCAGTGGGGAGGGGTCCACCTTCCTCCAGACAGATTCCCAGGGTGAGAGTATTTGTCCTTGCTCTGTGGCTTCCTAACTCAGAGTGAGGCTGGACATACTGGAGGGTTCTGTACATAGAACATGATTGACAACCCCTTCTGATAGTGTGCCTTGGACCTGGGGGTGAATTACTGCCTGACCCTTGAGCCTAGAGTGGTATTAGGGAGATGGTGGCTTTGTGGCCCAGAGACACTAAAACCAGTCCTCTCACCAACCTTCTACTCGAGATCACCAAGGGGAAGCTCCATGGCTCCATTGATGTCCGCCTATCAGTCATGTCCATCAACAAAAAGGCCCAGCGCATTGACCTTGACACTGAGGACAACATCTACCATCTCAAGGTAACATCCTGGGAACCAGGGAATATTATGGCCTTCTGCCTAGCAGAGGTGCTGGGCACAAAGGCATAGGGGCTGAGAGTCCGTGGAGCTCAAGGTCTTTTCCTGAATTTGACAAGAAGAAAGTTGCCATTGTATCAAACAGCAGACCACCCCTATTGGTTGTTATGTGAACAGGTCCGGGGCTAAGAGCTCAGACAGGGGACTGTGCTTCACCTGCTTGCAAGGGGGCTTTGCACTAATGGGGCATTATAGGGACAGACTCTATTTGCCTATGACCAGAGTCCTTATAGCTCCTGGTAAGTACCCCTTCAAATGTACTCTCCCTTCTCCATCATGTCTGCAGATCAAATCCCAGGACTTGTTCCAAAGCTGGGTGGCCCAGCTGCGTGCCCACCGCCAGGCCCAGCGCCTGGACTTGCCCAGCACCACTCATCGGAAGGTATGATGGGCCGCAGGGTGGATGCAGGTGATGTGATGATTCAGGGATGGTGGCTCCGGGGAACTGTGAGACCCACAAAGGTGGGCACCATCCTTCCTGACCCTTGGTTCACTCCACAGGCTCCTGGCACCCAGCTTCTGACAGCAGGTAGCACTTCAGCTCTACCTGGAGTTGGACCTCGGGAAAAGGTGTCTTCCTGGCTGAGGGACAGTGACGGGCTAGACCGCTGCTCTCATGGTGAGGGATCCCTCTCAAGTGCTTCTGTGGGTGTGACCCATGCTTTCGGGTCTAGGTGGTATCAGAAGGAGGGGAAAATGGTATCTCCATCCCTGCCCCAGGGAGCCCCAGTCTGATGGGGGAGATGGCCTCTGCCTCCAAGGTGATTGAGTCTCCTTGAACCTACTTGGAGGAGCCCCAATCTTACAAAGGATGGCGGGGCTTGTGTCCTAGGCCCAGAGACAGACATGGATGCATGACCAGGACTCCTGACAAGGAGGACAGTGAATACCCGTGCAGGGAAGAATCCTGAGCTGTAGTGCCAGGGCAGGGATGTCCTCTAGAATCGGATTCCTGCGGTAGGGAGGTATGGTGTTGGCCTGGAGAGGGAAGTGTGCACCAAGTGAGGAGAGTGGCAGGGCATAGGGCCTATGTGTGGCTAGAGGAGCTGAGGGGTTGTCTACAGACAGGGTAAAAACCAGGGAGGACACACCATGGAGCTTTGGGATCTTAAGCAGGGGAGAGGAGCAGTGTCAGGGTCTCTGTGGTGGCTAGTGACATTTTTGGAGGAGAAAGGAAGCTGAGGGACAGATGGGGGGTCTGGCTGGCGTTGGAGCAATGTCCTCCTTTATTCTCCATCAGCACTCTCTgagtgtcaggggaagctccagGAGTTACACAGACTCCTCCAGAGCCTGGAGTCCCTGCACCGGATCCCCTCTGCCCCTGTGATTCCCACACACCAGGTAAGGATTGGGGAGGAGACAGGGCTTCACCCCCATCACCTCCCTGGGGCGGGCCTCCCTTCCTCTACATTGCTGGAGTTTCCCTGGCCCTCGCTTCTTCCTCTGAGATGTCACTTCCCTGGGGATGGTACCTGGGTGCCTAGCATGATCTGTGCCCTCTTCTGTGGTGTCTGCCTCTCCCCGGGTTGCCCCCTTTCCCCACCCTGTGAGTGAAACTTCTCCCTCCTCAACTTGCTAGGCCTCAGTGACAACTGAGAGACCCAAGAAAGGAAAACGGACCAGCCGCATGTGGTGCACACAAAGCTTTGCCAAGGACGACACCATTGGACGGGTGAGGTGGCGTGAGGGCCCCAGTTGCCGGGGTGGGATCCCCGGGAGGAAGCTGTTCATCTACTCCCTCCCTTTCACCTGCAGGTTGGTCGTCTCCATGGCTCCGTTCCCAACCTGTCTCGCTACCTGGAGTCTCGGGACTCCTCCGGCTCCCGTGGGCTGCCACCCCCAGACTATGCCCACTTGCAGCGCAGTTTCTGGGCCCTGGCCCAGAAGGGTGAGTGCAATCTAGGGGATGGTGAGGAGCAGGAGGTAGAGGGCGAGGAGTCTGATGGCCTGCCCTGCCCCCGACAGTGCACACTTCCCTCAGCAGTGTCCTGGCTGCCCTCACCACCGAACGGGACCGACTGAGGGAACTGCACCAGGGTTCAGAGCTGTCAAGGATGGGGGTGAGTCTTGGGGACAGGGCAGCTGGTCAGGGCCAGGGCTTGAGGCTGAGGACTTCAGGCCTCCAGTCCAACAGCAGGTCTGCGCTGGGGCTGGGGGATTGGCAGAGGCCATCTCTGCAGAGAGGAgggtggcagggctgggaagactttctcctccctcaccctgtcccctcaccctcctcctcaggTCTCTGAGGCCCCAGCTGGGCAGAGGCGCCTCCACTCACTGTCCATCTCCTCAGACACCACTGCGGATTCCTTCAGTTCCCTCAACCCCGAGGAGGTGAGGAGCCAGGGCGGGCTTCAGGCCATCTCCCCTGCACCTTCTTCACTACAGGAGCGAAGGCCAAGGTGTTGGGCAAGGTTGGGTTTTAGCCTGAAAACAAAGTCCAGAAGTCCTGACTCCAACGTTTTTTCACGCAATATGGACACGGCCACCCTTGACCCATCCTTACAGATGTAGTATCCTTTGCTTTGAATTCAGAGTTCATAAGGTGGTGGCTCTCACCCACCATATGACAAAACTGAGACCCAAACAATCGAATTGGTGGGCCCAGGCTCCCACAGTTATGGCCAGGCTGAATAGACTCTGGGACTAGACTCTGTGGGTCTGAATTCGGCTCCGCTGCGTGCCAGCTTTGTGGCCTGAGCCTCACTATCCTAATCTACAAAGTAGAGGTAAAAAATGCACCTTTGCACAGGATGGGTGTCAGTATTGAATGGGTTGATTCAAGAAAACGATTTGCAGCAGAGCTCAGAGTCGGTGGCCAGGAAGTGCATGCAGTTACTATAGAACCGGATCACCTCCCCCAAGACTGGGATCGGTCCTCTACACCCTCGCGTCCTGCACATTGCCCCTGCCTCTCCTGCTCTGCAGATGGCAGACTCAGTGGATGTCCCCATAGTGCTTCCCTCTCAAGGGAGTGTCAAGCAAAAGCAAGCCTTGCCTGGCTTTCCACCATGGCCTGACACTCCCTTGGCTCCTACAGCAAGAAGCTCTGTACATGAAGGGGCGAGAGCTGACCCCCCAACTGTCCCAGAGTAGCATCCTGTCCCTTGCTGATTCCCACACGGAGTTCTTCGATGCCTGTGAAGTTCTCCTTTCTGCCAGTTCTTCAGAGAACgaggtgagggaggaggaaggccgtcagtgagggggaagggaaattGGGAAGGTATGGGTAAGTCCAGAGGGACCAGGATCTAGATTCCTGAGTCCTTTCTCACCACCTTGGCTGCTATCTCTGGGAACACATCCACATCTATTGGGGCTTGTATGGTTTTTCTCACAAATCTCTGCTGGAGACTGAGTTTGGCATGTTTTATCCCCCTTGAGTCCTCTGACATTGCTGCCTCAATTCCCACCCTAGTCATCTCCCTGTGACCCCATTTCAGCTTCAGCACCCCCTTGACTCCATCTCCTTATACCCTAAATCTCAGCAGTCCCCAGATTCCCTTCTCTTCTGCCAGGTTCCTTAGTTCTTCTACCCTCACCAGTGGTAGGGCTAGGTGCTGTCCCTCCAAGGCAGCTGGGCACAGTCCACAATGCCAGTCCTCCTGGGGCAATGTCTTAGGGTTCAGAGCTCTCATCCCCCAATaccttctcttccccttcccatCAGAGTGCTAGCTGGGCAGATTCTTGCCAGGCCCTGGGCACTGCCCAGCTGCCCGGGGAGACACAGTCTGCCCAGCCTGTCATCTCTTCTGGCCCAGGgctctgaggaagaggaagaatcaTGCACCAGCGAGATTACCACCAGCCTGTCCGAAGAGGTGCTGGACCTCAGGGGAGCTGAGCGCTATCAGAGAGGTGCCAGGCGGGCATGTGGATGTGGGGTGTGGGTGGGTAGAGGAATTGCATTTGCTTGTGGCTCTAGGACTCATGTAGACCAGTCCCTTGTGGTGATGGGTGGGCTAATGGCTTTGGGTGCTGACCCCAGCATGACCCCTGAGCTGAGAAAGTCTAAGCCACAAGCTGGAAAATATTCCAGAAGCAGCTCAGGGTGGAGAGCCAGGCTCAGACTTGGTGCTGGCCTCTGTTCCTATGGGCTGGGAAGGCCTACAAACAGGCCTGACAGAGAGCAGAAGgtcccactttttttttggcaccagagattgaactcagggacactcaaccactgagccacatccctgtattttagagacagggtctcgctagtTGCTTAAGTgtcttgcttttactgaggctggttttgaactcgaagtcgtcctgcttcagtctcccaagtcactgggattacaggcgtgtgccaccccgCCCAGCCCACTTTGCCACTTTTTATTAGAGTATTTTTGGACCTGTCATTTTGCTTCTTGGAGTCTATTTCGTCTCCTATAAAAGGGGCTGAATAGTCTGTGTCTCGGCATTTGCTTCTGTGTTTATAAAAgggtgtgtgtgtacgtgtgtgagTGTAATTTGGCCATGGTTTCTGGGGCACAGTGTCTGGCAGTGGAATTGTCCCCCTGGGTGGTTTGAAGCCCTGCTCCCTGCCTGAACCCCTGGGAGCTTGTCAGCAGATCCCAGTCACCCAGCCCACAGTGGGTGGAGACCTGGGCCTGGGAACGGAGCAGATCTACAACCCAGCAACTTCCCCCAGGGTTGGGAGGCATCCTGTGTGGACTGGTGGACTGGCCTATGGGCCTGTGCGTCTGGGATGCCAGTATCTAGAGGGAGAGTGACTTGGCTGGGATGGGCCCCAGGAGGGTGTGTTCCAGCGAGAGCTACAGGGCCCCCACGCCGCCGCTGCCTGCCAGCCGCCAGCGGGCCCGGGGCTGACGTGAGCCTGTGGAACATCCTGCGCAACAACATCGGCAAAGACCTGTCCAAGGTGTCGATGCCCGTGCAGCTAAACGAGCCGCTCAACACGCTGCAGCGGCTCTGCGAGGAGCTGGAGTACAGCAGCCTCCTGGACCAGGCCAGCCACATGGCTGACCCCTGCGAGCGCATGGTACCTGCCCCAGGGTCACTTCTTCCTCCCTGGAGTCCCTGTCCCCCAGAAATCCCAGATGGGCTGATCCTTGCTGCTGAAGTTCCATCTCAAGACCCCAGACTTTGCTTGCAGAGAGGGGTGTCCCTTCCCTGGGCCCTCCTCTGAGTCACCAACCATGGTGACACTGCTCCTGCTTTCCTGCAGGTATACATTGCTGCCTTCGCTGTCTCTGCCTACTCTTCCACATACCACCGAGCAGGCTGCAAGCCCTTCAACCCTGTACTGGGCGAGACCTATGAATGTGAACGGCCTGACCGGGGCTTCCGCTTCATCAGCGAGCAGGTGAGGGCCCAGGGTGAGGGGGCCAGCCTCCAGGAGCTGGGTAGGGGAGGACCTGTACTTCAGGGTCCAGAAGCTGGGGCCAGTGGGGCCAGGACATGGAGAGGAGCATGGGGCAGGGTCCCTGTGCCAGGCAGGTGGAGGATTCTGTGCTAAGGAGCTGTCAACTCCAAGTGGGAAGTGGACCTGAAACAGGTGTAGAGGGGCATCCTGCAGACTTGGAAAGACACACCTCAGGGGTGATCTTGAACTTGATCTTGAAGGATGGGTACCAGTGGGGTGTGGGTGGGGGTTGTGGGAGACTGGACATTCCAGTCACTATGAAGGAATAGGTGGCACCTGTTCAGGAAGATCAGAGTTAGGGCTGGAAGGTTAGAGACAGGCCAGATCCTGAGGAGCCCTGTTGGTGAAGGTAAGGAGAGGTTTggcttttcatttgtttctaaatcCTGAAGACAGTGGGAGTCGTGGAGGATAAACAGTAAAGTGACTTCTCAGAGCTGCTTTGTGTAAAAAACACTCCATGATCTATGCTGGTTGGTGGAGGCCATTAGGAGGCCATTAAAGTCATCTTCATAAGAGCTGATGACAGCCTGCACTTGGGCTATGGCATATTAAATTCAAAAACTATTTATGTGTTGCTCTTGACAGGACTCAGTGGTCAGCAGATATTCTTATGTgtaggggatggggatgtggccaATGAGGGAGAAGGCTGAGGTAGCCTCATCATCATCATTCAGTGGGCTGGACTTCCATAGAGAGATGTCCAGTAGAACTGGTCAGTGGGCCTGGAGCTCCTCAGAGAGTGCTGAGCAGAGCTAGCAGACTAGGGAGTCACCAGCTTAGAGGGTGGGAGAAGACCCAGGCTCTCTATGGTGTGTCTGGGCAGGAGGGTGGGTGGTCCATGGGACCTGGGGGACATCAGTAGCTTTCTGAATAAAGGAGGTTTTAGAGAAAGGATGGGGCAGTGAATGGATTACAGAGGGTGTTAAGTGaaggtttgaaaaaaaagtagagaggggctagagttgtggctcagtggtggagcgctcgcctagcacctgcgaggccctgggttcgatcctcagcactacataaaataaataaataaaataaagatctgtgtccaactacaactaaaaacaaataaatattttttaaaaagtagagaaaaatataGGCTATTTCCAAAAAATGTCACCctgagggaaagaggagagaaagagagaccacTAGAGGGAAGATGAAGGGTTGAGGcaatttgcttatttgtttagattttaagggtttttaaaaaagacagtatcaggcaccatggtgcatgcctataatcccagtggcttgggagcctgaggcaggagaatcacaagttcaaagccagcctcaagtaacttagcgaggccctaagcaacttggtgagactttgtctcaaaataaaaaggggtggagatatagctcagtggttcaatccctgtactaaaaaaaaaaaaaaaagatggggaacATTTTACACAATACAATAGGAAACAAGTGTCCCTTCCCAACCCATGGAGGGGACATCTGCCACTAACATCTTCCCAGAAATGGTTTATACAGGTACGAGCAGAAATGTGCCAGTCTAGGAAGGGAAGGCTTACTATTTTTTAAGACAGAAGAAACAGGAGATTCTTTCTAttcagagagaagaagaaaaatagaggGAAGGACAGAAGGTGTGGAAGAGGGAGCGGGAGGGGTGTGGGGGAGGTCCcagggagagggcctgggaggggcTGGTGGGCAGCCCTGGGCTTGAGGAGTTGTCTTCTTCAGCTCTGTTCTTCCTGGCTGTAGGGGTGCAAGTGTCCAAAGGGGCTGACTTAGGCCTGGGTCCTTGTGGGATTGCTGGGGGATTCGGGGCTAGAGGTAGAACCACGTCGATTCTCAGCTTCTCACTGAGGGTTGTGTTGGGGGTGAGGTCAGAGGACACTGTGCTGCTGGCATTTCTGGTGAGTGCTGGAAGCAGGCCGTTGAGGGCAGTAGGTGAGAAGGTGTAGGGatgggtgggaggaagggaagcAGTATAAGGTTGACAGAGCAGAGCCCTTGGGGACAGGAAAGTCTTGGCCGGAGCCATGGGTGACAGGACTGGGTAGAGAGATGAGGAGGGTGGCTGTGGGATGTTAGAGCTTAAGGTCCCAGATGTGGAACTATCCCAAGTGAGGACGAGGCCAGGTGTGTCTAAAGGAGTGGGGTGGAAGGGCAGGGTGTGATTAGCGTCCATGAGAGGGGAAGATGAGGGCAGAGGGTCCTCCAGGGGGCTGTTTCCGATAGGGGTGGAGGTTCCACTGGGCATCGTTGGGGAAATGTTTCCGCCTGAGCCGGGTTTCTCAAGGGCACCACAGAGAGGGTGCCAGGAGAGCTCCCAAGGGGAGTGAGTGGGTGAGGAGGGAAAACAGGTTCCTTGGGGAGAAAAAGATGTGGATTTGGTGATAGCCAAGGATGACGGGAATGAAGAGACCTGGAACTAACTGATCTTCTAGTTcacagggaaatgggtggggatAAGGGACATTGAGGGACCCTGATGTCAGGAGCAGACCCCAACCTCCTCAGGGACAGCCTCAAGGGAACTTATTTGCTCTCCAAGGTCTCCCACCACCCCCCCATCTCGGCATGCCACGCAGAGTCAGAGAACTTCGTCTTCTGGCAAGGTGAGGGGGCAGGTGCAGGTGGACCTGGGGAAAGGGCAGCCAGGGAAGGTCTGGGACACTCTCTGGCCTTGTTTCTgctgtcccttcctccctcccccaatccAACTGCAGACATGAAGTGGAAGAACAAGTTCTGGGGCAAATCCCTGGAGATTGTGCCTGTGGGGACAGTCAATGTCAGCCTGCCCAGGTGAGTACTGTGACTCTCAGCAGCTGGTGTCCTCTGGGCTGGAGATGGGAATGGGGCAGGCATTCAGGACAGGAAGGACGGTCTGGCTTGAAGCTGCTGCTGCTTCAGGTGGCAGTGTGTGCAGGTTTGACCCTTCTAGGTGCAGCAGCTGCcataaaggaaggaaggggagggagaagccTTGGGACAGTAAGGCTGGGAGGGCCCATGGAGTCCTCTGACTCAGTATCTTTCACAATTTTTTGACCTTGATATAGTGAGAAATGCATTGAGACTTCAAGCCAGTaagtgcatgcacacac contains:
- the Osbpl7 gene encoding oxysterol-binding protein-related protein 7 isoform X2 — protein: MDFQERDTPSLAESTQSSKPSSTQQASELWEVVEEPRGRLGAEGVKPERQEGHLLKKRKWPLKGWHKRYFVLEDGILHYATTRQDITKGKLHGSIDVRLSVMSINKKAQRIDLDTEDNIYHLKIKSQDLFQSWVAQLRAHRQAQRLDLPSTTHRKAPGTQLLTAGSTSALPGVGPREKVSSWLRDSDGLDRCSHALSECQGKLQELHRLLQSLESLHRIPSAPVIPTHQASVTTERPKKGKRTSRMWCTQSFAKDDTIGRVGRLHGSVPNLSRYLESRDSSGSRGLPPPDYAHLQRSFWALAQKVHTSLSSVLAALTTERDRLRELHQGSELSRMGVSEAPAGQRRLHSLSISSDTTADSFSSLNPEEQEALYMKGRELTPQLSQSSILSLADSHTEFFDACEVLLSASSSENEGSEEEEESCTSEITTSLSEEVLDLRGAERYQRGGCVPARATGPPRRRCLPAASGPGADVSLWNILRNNIGKDLSKVSMPVQLNEPLNTLQRLCEELEYSSLLDQASHMADPCERMVYIAAFAVSAYSSTYHRAGCKPFNPVLGETYECERPDRGFRFISEQVSHHPPISACHAESENFVFWQDMKWKNKFWGKSLEIVPVGTVNVSLPRFGDHFEWNKVTSCIHNILSGQRWIEHYGEVLIRNTQDSSCHCKITFCKAKYWSSNVHEVQGAVLSRSGRVLHRLFGKWHEGLYRGPPPGGQCIWKPICPGAERTDGRTETDTAVHGHAAPA
- the Osbpl7 gene encoding oxysterol-binding protein-related protein 7 isoform X1, which encodes MDFQERDTPSLAESTQSSKPSSTQQASELWEVVEEPRGRLGAEGVKPERQEGHLLKKRKWPLKGWHKRYFVLEDGILHYATTRQDITKGKLHGSIDVRLSVMSINKKAQRIDLDTEDNIYHLKIKSQDLFQSWVAQLRAHRQAQRLDLPSTTHRKAPGTQLLTAGSTSALPGVGPREKVSSWLRDSDGLDRCSHALSECQGKLQELHRLLQSLESLHRIPSAPVIPTHQASVTTERPKKGKRTSRMWCTQSFAKDDTIGRVGRLHGSVPNLSRYLESRDSSGSRGLPPPDYAHLQRSFWALAQKVHTSLSSVLAALTTERDRLRELHQGSELSRMGVSEAPAGQRRLHSLSISSDTTADSFSSLNPEEQEALYMKGRELTPQLSQSSILSLADSHTEFFDACEVLLSASSSENEGSEEEEESCTSEITTSLSEEVLDLRGAERYQRGGCVPARATGPPRRRCLPAASGPGADVSLWNILRNNIGKDLSKVSMPVQLNEPLNTLQRLCEELEYSSLLDQASHMADPCERMVYIAAFAVSAYSSTYHRAGCKPFNPVLGETYECERPDRGFRFISEQVSHHPPISACHAESENFVFWQDMKWKNKFWGKSLEIVPVGTVNVSLPRFGDHFEWNKVTSCIHNILSGQRWIEHYGEVLIRNTQDSSCHCKITFCKAKYWSSNVHEVQGAVLSRSGRVLHRLFGKWHEGLYRGPPPGGQCIWKPNSMPPDHERNFGFTQFALELNELTAELKRTLPSTDTRLRPDQRYLEEGNIQAAEAQKRRIEQLQRDRRRVMEENNIVHQARFFRRQTDSSGKEWWVTNNTYWRLRAEPGYGNLDGAVLW